The Skermanella pratensis genome has a window encoding:
- a CDS encoding flagellar hook assembly protein FlgD, protein MTTINGTAQTAAQTTAAATTKTEASRAKLTQDYDSFLKLLTTQMQNQDPLSPMESTEFTNQLVQFSQVEQQISQNDKLEKLLTMQTNNQTQASLGFIGLDVEASGNAFTFDGSTARMSYTLPETSTSTAIQIKNEKGVVVRTLDGSRSASRQELTWDGKRNDGSAAPAGNYTLSVVAPNADGKLLTAKTSVYGRVSGIESGNGNTTLLMGNVPIRMEDVVSARQPTAAAA, encoded by the coding sequence ATGACGACGATCAACGGCACCGCCCAGACCGCGGCCCAGACGACTGCCGCGGCCACCACGAAGACCGAGGCGTCCCGCGCCAAGCTGACCCAGGACTATGACAGCTTCCTCAAGCTGCTGACCACCCAGATGCAGAACCAGGACCCGCTGTCGCCGATGGAATCGACCGAGTTCACCAACCAGCTGGTGCAGTTCAGCCAGGTCGAGCAGCAGATCAGCCAGAACGACAAGCTGGAGAAGCTGCTGACCATGCAGACCAACAACCAGACCCAGGCGTCGCTCGGGTTCATCGGTCTTGACGTCGAGGCCAGCGGCAACGCCTTCACGTTCGACGGGAGCACGGCCAGGATGTCGTACACCTTGCCGGAGACATCGACCTCCACGGCGATCCAGATCAAGAACGAGAAGGGTGTCGTCGTACGGACCCTCGACGGGTCGCGCTCCGCCAGCCGCCAGGAACTCACCTGGGACGGCAAGAGGAACGACGGGTCCGCGGCGCCGGCCGGCAACTACACCCTCTCGGTGGTGGCGCCCAACGCGGACGGCAAGCTGCTTACCGCCAAGACCTCCGTCTATGGCCGCGTCTCCGGCATCGAGTCGGGCAACGGCAACACCACCCTGCTGATGGGCAACGTGCCGATCAGGATGGAGGACGTCGTTTCCGCCCGCCAGCCGACCGCCGCGGCCGCCTGA
- the flgE gene encoding flagellar hook protein FlgE — translation MSLFGSLFTGVSALSAQSQSMSMIANNISNVNTVGYKRNEAAFSSLVTQASRSTTYSPGGVRASTEQTVNQQGILQQSASSTDVAISGSGFFVVQAKPNGSSTQETLYTRAGSFSEDENGYLRNSNGFYLMGWEIGDDGELVNATADVASLTPVSVGFESGRTKQTTRADVVLNLDARQNTALTGPHFSRSMTVYDSLGQAQQLALDFTATTTANTWTLDISDPAGGNLATPTTSMTLVFGTNGKIDRVATQAANPTDMVLDPAGSPTGNLQLNLTDIDWANNSDATQDITIDITGFTQSASDYSVGTINQDGAELGLRTGISIDADGNVVASFSNGLTQNLARVPVATFTNPNGLQERSGNVYIQTSQSGAYNLREAGTAGAGKIATSSLEASNVDLADEFSRMIVTQRAYSAGTKIISTADQMLTELLQLR, via the coding sequence ATGAGCCTGTTCGGATCCCTCTTCACCGGCGTTTCCGCCCTGAGCGCGCAGAGCCAGTCGATGAGCATGATCGCCAACAACATCTCCAACGTGAACACCGTCGGCTACAAGCGGAACGAGGCTGCCTTCTCCAGCCTGGTCACCCAGGCCAGCCGCAGCACCACCTACTCGCCCGGCGGCGTGCGCGCCTCGACCGAGCAGACGGTCAACCAGCAGGGCATCCTCCAGCAGAGCGCCTCGTCCACCGACGTCGCGATCTCCGGCTCCGGCTTCTTCGTGGTCCAGGCGAAACCCAACGGCAGCAGCACCCAGGAGACGCTCTATACCCGCGCCGGCTCCTTCTCGGAGGACGAGAACGGCTACCTGCGGAACAGCAACGGCTTCTACCTGATGGGCTGGGAGATCGGCGACGACGGCGAACTGGTGAACGCGACAGCCGACGTGGCCAGCCTCACCCCGGTCAGCGTCGGCTTCGAGTCCGGCCGGACCAAGCAGACCACCCGGGCGGACGTGGTACTGAACCTCGACGCGCGCCAGAACACCGCACTGACCGGCCCGCACTTCAGCCGCAGCATGACCGTCTACGACTCGCTCGGCCAGGCCCAGCAGCTGGCGCTCGACTTCACGGCGACCACCACCGCCAACACCTGGACCCTCGACATCAGCGACCCGGCCGGCGGTAACCTGGCGACGCCGACCACGTCCATGACCCTGGTGTTCGGCACCAACGGCAAGATCGACCGGGTAGCGACCCAGGCGGCCAACCCGACCGACATGGTGCTCGACCCGGCCGGCAGCCCGACCGGCAACCTGCAACTGAACCTGACGGACATCGACTGGGCCAACAACTCCGACGCCACCCAGGACATCACGATCGACATCACGGGCTTCACCCAGTCCGCGTCGGACTATAGCGTCGGCACGATCAACCAGGACGGCGCCGAACTCGGCCTGCGGACCGGCATCTCGATCGACGCCGACGGCAACGTGGTCGCCAGCTTCAGCAACGGCCTCACCCAGAACTTGGCCCGGGTGCCGGTCGCCACCTTCACGAACCCCAACGGCCTGCAGGAGCGCAGCGGCAACGTCTATATCCAGACCAGCCAGAGCGGTGCCTACAACCTGCGCGAGGCCGGCACCGCCGGAGCCGGCAAAATCGCGACATCCTCCCTGGAAGCCTCCAACGTGGACCTGGCCGACGAGTTCTCGCGCATGATCGTGACCCAGCGGGCCTACTCGGCCGGCACCAAGATCATCAGCACGGCCGATCAGATGCTGACCGAACTGCTCCAGCTCCGGTAA
- a CDS encoding flagellar biosynthesis repressor FlbT — MSLKIRLAPEERIVVNGALIQADGRCTLIFLNNVSFLTEKHIMPPQAASTPARRIYFMIQNSYMATDQERPPLLETLEGFVDDFHEATTIPAIKETLESIRSLVERGEYYQALKLADAVMKHEDRFLDQPSWQDARRA; from the coding sequence GTGTCGTTGAAGATTCGCCTGGCGCCGGAAGAACGCATTGTCGTCAACGGCGCCCTGATCCAGGCCGATGGCCGCTGCACTCTGATCTTCCTGAACAACGTCTCGTTCTTGACGGAAAAGCACATCATGCCGCCGCAAGCCGCGTCGACCCCGGCGCGGCGTATATATTTCATGATCCAGAATTCATACATGGCGACCGACCAGGAACGGCCGCCGCTGCTCGAAACCCTGGAAGGCTTCGTCGACGATTTCCACGAGGCGACGACGATCCCGGCGATCAAGGAAACACTGGAGTCTATACGGTCCCTGGTAGAACGGGGCGAATACTACCAGGCCCTTAAGCTGGCCGACGCCGTGATGAAGCACGAGGACCGCTTCCTCGACCAGCCGAGCTGGCAGGACGCCAGGCGGGCCTGA
- a CDS encoding tetratricopeptide repeat protein, whose product MIEQLAAVARWHQANGRPDEAEALYRRALVLDGSAASLHRALGTALEDQGRVEEAANCYRRALVLAPGDADGWCDLGMALRRLARTEEALGAYRRATVLEPGFVEAWFNLGNALTGLGRFEEAIRAYRQALALRAGDPETWCNLGNALHECGRIAEAAAAAGTALAFRPDHAPALVNLGNALIEQGRFLEALAQFRRAASIRPADPAAFAGAGVALRQQGRTEEARASFRQAWKLGGDPGLEVRMALVLPIIPESEAHIREVRERLADGVARLAERGIRLHDPLAQVGQTCFYLAYHAADDLPLQQAVAGLYEAACPDLLQDRADPPTRPDGRTHVGFVSQYWHQHTIAKLNHGLIRTLDRERFHVTLFTTPHAGDAMRQALVRAADTTVELPLDLKAARDAVAAQRLDVLYYADIGMSALTYFLAFARLAPLQCLTWGHPDTTGIKNLDRFLSCGAMEPDGAERHYSERLLRLPGTTLHYARPRLPPRLKPRSAFGLPDDARLYVCPQSLFKVHPDFDRALVDLLRRDPQGLVVLLSGRDRNLDGLLRRRLAAAGPDVAARFRFLRQMPLPDFLGLVACSDVMLDPFHYSGGNTSLEAFALGTPIVTWPGAFMRGRHTYGFYRLMGLDDCVARDHAHYVELALDLAREPDRRAHVIRRVLDRVPVLFDDTESVRAIENEILQTR is encoded by the coding sequence ATGATCGAACAGCTTGCGGCAGTGGCCCGCTGGCACCAGGCCAACGGAAGGCCCGACGAGGCCGAGGCGCTCTATCGGCGCGCCCTTGTCCTCGACGGGTCGGCGGCATCCCTCCACCGCGCCCTGGGCACCGCGCTGGAGGACCAGGGACGCGTCGAGGAGGCGGCGAATTGCTACCGCCGAGCTCTCGTCCTGGCGCCCGGCGACGCCGACGGCTGGTGCGACCTCGGCATGGCGTTGCGGCGCCTCGCGCGGACGGAGGAGGCGCTGGGCGCCTACCGGCGCGCAACCGTCCTGGAGCCCGGCTTCGTGGAAGCCTGGTTCAACCTGGGCAATGCCCTGACCGGCCTTGGCCGCTTCGAGGAGGCGATCCGGGCCTATCGCCAGGCCCTTGCCCTGCGGGCGGGCGATCCCGAGACCTGGTGCAATCTGGGCAACGCGCTGCACGAGTGCGGCCGGATCGCCGAAGCCGCCGCGGCGGCGGGAACGGCCCTGGCGTTTCGTCCCGACCACGCGCCGGCCCTGGTCAACCTGGGCAATGCGCTGATCGAGCAGGGCCGGTTCCTGGAAGCACTGGCGCAGTTCCGCCGGGCGGCCAGTATCCGGCCGGCCGATCCGGCCGCCTTCGCCGGGGCCGGGGTGGCGCTCCGTCAGCAGGGCCGCACCGAGGAGGCCAGGGCCTCGTTCCGGCAGGCCTGGAAGCTGGGCGGCGACCCCGGGTTGGAGGTCAGGATGGCGCTGGTTCTCCCGATCATCCCGGAGTCGGAGGCGCATATCCGGGAGGTCCGCGAGCGGCTGGCGGACGGGGTGGCGCGGCTGGCCGAACGCGGCATCCGGCTGCACGACCCGCTCGCCCAGGTCGGCCAGACCTGCTTCTACCTGGCCTACCACGCCGCCGACGATCTGCCCCTCCAGCAGGCCGTCGCCGGCCTGTACGAGGCCGCCTGCCCGGACCTGCTCCAGGACCGCGCCGACCCGCCGACCCGCCCCGACGGCCGCACCCATGTCGGCTTCGTCTCCCAGTACTGGCACCAGCACACCATCGCAAAGCTCAACCACGGCCTGATCCGAACCCTCGACCGCGAGCGCTTCCACGTCACCCTGTTCACAACCCCCCACGCCGGCGACGCCATGCGCCAGGCCCTGGTCCGCGCCGCCGACACGACCGTCGAGCTGCCTCTCGACCTCAAGGCCGCCCGCGACGCCGTCGCCGCCCAACGCCTCGACGTGCTGTACTACGCCGACATCGGCATGTCGGCCCTGACCTACTTCCTCGCCTTCGCCAGGCTCGCCCCGCTGCAGTGCCTGACCTGGGGCCACCCCGACACGACCGGCATCAAGAACCTCGACCGCTTCCTGTCGTGCGGCGCCATGGAGCCGGACGGCGCCGAGCGCCACTACTCCGAGCGCCTGCTCCGCCTGCCCGGAACCACCCTGCACTACGCCCGGCCCCGCCTGCCGCCCCGGCTCAAGCCGCGCTCGGCCTTCGGCCTGCCCGACGACGCCCGCCTCTATGTTTGCCCGCAGAGCCTGTTCAAGGTCCATCCCGACTTCGACCGAGCCCTGGTCGACCTGCTGCGGCGCGACCCGCAAGGGCTGGTGGTGCTGCTCTCGGGGCGCGACCGCAACCTGGACGGCCTGCTGCGCCGCAGGCTCGCCGCCGCCGGCCCCGACGTGGCGGCCCGCTTCCGCTTCCTGCGCCAGATGCCGCTGCCCGACTTCCTCGGCCTGGTGGCGTGCAGCGACGTCATGCTCGACCCGTTCCACTACAGCGGCGGCAACACCAGCCTGGAGGCCTTCGCGCTGGGCACCCCGATCGTGACCTGGCCCGGCGCCTTCATGCGCGGCCGCCACACCTACGGCTTCTACCGCCTGATGGGCCTGGACGACTGCGTCGCCCGCGACCACGCACACTATGTCGAACTCGCCCTCGACCTCGCCCGCGAGCCCGACCGCAGGGCCCATGTCATCCGCCGCGTCCTCGACCGCGTCCCCGTCCTGTTCGACGACACCGAAAGCGTCCGAGCCATCGAAAACGAAATCCTCCAGACCCGCTGA
- a CDS encoding tetratricopeptide repeat protein, protein MSAEMTMEMPADAAKLSDLKQRAAILLTRGDLEGARSAVDAALVDQPEDADLLALRGTCRARQGELSDGIQDLATAVMARPRDWELLNSLAVHLQQMKMFDEAVVFHVKAINNSEPEQHPQLYINLGLAMMGQGEHLAAVELLEAVLAVHPDMLDAAVNLSSALNSLKEYGRSVEACRRTLAIVEAPELFHNLGNALHRIPGRNAEALAAFQRAVELDPTNWKSKHMLSLLRDEDMDSIPANFVEGLFDEYASYYERDVIEKLRYRVPGLIRRYLLKAVPGRTRFASVLDLGCGTGLTGVMLRDIADFQKGVDISRNMLKLALEKEIYDQLEAADLQVTLGEIDRTYSVAAAADVCGYIGRLEEFFAKVAAVVEADGLFAFSVEESFLADFEVSAAGRFAHRRTYVQKALADTGFKVLSVAREQLRNSGGRPVFGMIFVAQKTA, encoded by the coding sequence ATGTCTGCTGAAATGACCATGGAAATGCCGGCCGACGCTGCCAAGTTGTCGGACCTCAAGCAGCGCGCCGCGATCCTGCTGACGCGCGGCGACCTGGAAGGCGCGCGCTCCGCGGTTGACGCCGCGCTGGTCGATCAGCCCGAGGATGCCGACCTGCTGGCGTTGCGCGGCACCTGCCGGGCCCGGCAGGGGGAACTGAGCGACGGCATCCAGGATCTGGCTACCGCCGTGATGGCCCGGCCGCGTGACTGGGAACTGTTGAACAGCCTCGCGGTCCATCTCCAGCAGATGAAGATGTTCGACGAGGCGGTCGTCTTCCATGTCAAGGCGATCAACAATTCCGAACCGGAGCAACATCCGCAGCTTTATATCAACCTGGGCCTCGCGATGATGGGGCAGGGCGAGCACCTTGCCGCGGTGGAACTGTTGGAAGCCGTCCTGGCGGTTCACCCGGACATGCTGGACGCCGCTGTGAACCTGTCCAGCGCATTGAATTCGCTCAAGGAATATGGCCGCAGCGTCGAGGCTTGCCGGCGGACGCTGGCGATCGTCGAGGCCCCCGAGCTGTTTCACAACCTGGGCAACGCGCTGCACCGGATTCCCGGCCGCAACGCCGAAGCTCTCGCCGCGTTCCAGCGGGCGGTCGAGCTCGATCCGACGAACTGGAAGTCGAAGCACATGCTTTCCCTGCTGCGGGACGAGGATATGGACTCGATCCCGGCGAACTTCGTGGAAGGGCTGTTCGACGAGTACGCCAGCTACTACGAACGGGATGTCATCGAGAAACTGCGGTACCGCGTTCCCGGGCTGATCCGGCGCTACCTGCTGAAGGCGGTCCCCGGCAGGACCCGCTTCGCCTCCGTGCTGGACCTCGGCTGCGGTACCGGCCTGACCGGCGTCATGCTGCGTGATATCGCCGACTTCCAGAAGGGCGTCGATATCTCGCGCAACATGCTGAAGCTGGCTCTGGAGAAGGAGATCTACGACCAGCTCGAGGCTGCCGACCTCCAGGTCACGCTGGGCGAGATCGACCGAACCTATTCCGTCGCCGCTGCCGCCGACGTGTGCGGCTATATCGGCCGCCTGGAGGAGTTCTTCGCCAAGGTGGCGGCCGTCGTCGAGGCCGACGGTCTCTTCGCCTTCTCGGTGGAGGAGTCGTTCCTGGCGGATTTCGAGGTCTCGGCCGCCGGCCGGTTCGCCCACCGCCGGACCTATGTCCAGAAAGCATTGGCCGATACCGGTTTCAAGGTGCTGTCGGTCGCGCGCGAGCAGCTTCGCAACAGCGGCGGCCGGCCGGTGTTCGGCATGATCTTCGTCGCCCAGAAGACGGCCTGA
- a CDS encoding DUF1217 domain-containing protein, translating into MPAIAAYKLALKQGDAALEKMADRKDVKAEVDYFNKNIQSVKSVDDLFKDRRMIQFVLDAVDLGKETGKMGLIKKVLTQKADDPDALMNKLVDKRFKTAASLLKLGENGLGTIQRESTKADLAELYVKNKYDAGLASQNSAVPLALYFKENASSVKNTYEILGDQRMRHVVTTALGLPLQLANQSVEAQAAAIEKRLKLSDLKDGKFVDKLAQRFLMASDDGSSATGANKYVLNLFA; encoded by the coding sequence ATGCCGGCGATCGCCGCATACAAGCTCGCCCTCAAGCAGGGCGACGCGGCGCTTGAGAAGATGGCGGACCGGAAAGACGTCAAGGCCGAGGTAGATTACTTCAACAAGAACATCCAGAGCGTGAAATCCGTCGACGACCTGTTCAAGGACAGGCGGATGATCCAGTTCGTGCTGGACGCGGTCGACCTGGGCAAGGAAACCGGCAAGATGGGCCTGATCAAAAAGGTCCTGACGCAGAAAGCCGACGACCCCGACGCCCTGATGAACAAGCTGGTCGACAAGCGCTTCAAGACGGCGGCCAGCCTTCTCAAGCTGGGCGAGAACGGTCTCGGCACGATCCAGCGGGAGAGCACCAAGGCGGATCTGGCCGAGCTGTACGTCAAGAACAAGTACGACGCCGGCCTGGCCTCGCAGAACTCAGCGGTTCCACTGGCCTTGTACTTCAAGGAGAATGCCTCGTCCGTCAAAAATACGTATGAGATTCTCGGTGACCAGCGGATGCGCCATGTGGTGACCACAGCGCTCGGTCTTCCGCTGCAACTCGCCAACCAGTCGGTGGAAGCACAGGCTGCGGCGATCGAGAAGCGGCTGAAGCTGTCCGATCTGAAGGACGGAAAATTCGTCGACAAGCTGGCCCAGCGTTTCCTGATGGCATCCGACGACGGCTCCTCGGCGACCGGGGCCAACAAATACGTCCTGAACCTCTTTGCGTGA
- a CDS encoding flagellar biosynthesis regulator FlaF, with protein MNSKINAYKQAAMMKTDYRSQEANLFKRVTFGLIQGKANPNGMDLVRAASDDKLLWMTIVKLLQDDQNRLPAPLRAQIISIGQAVIREIDQNITGTLDVDFLIDINTQMIEGLAAQPETAAAAGLPTEIPSA; from the coding sequence ATGAACTCGAAGATCAATGCCTACAAGCAAGCGGCGATGATGAAGACCGATTATCGCTCGCAAGAGGCCAATCTCTTCAAGCGAGTCACCTTTGGCCTGATCCAGGGCAAGGCGAATCCCAACGGCATGGACTTGGTCCGCGCCGCCTCGGACGACAAGCTTCTCTGGATGACCATCGTCAAGCTGCTGCAGGACGACCAGAACCGTCTGCCGGCACCGCTCCGCGCCCAGATCATCTCGATCGGACAGGCGGTGATCCGGGAGATCGACCAGAACATCACCGGCACGCTCGATGTCGATTTCCTGATCGACATCAATACCCAGATGATCGAAGGCCTGGCCGCCCAGCCCGAAACGGCCGCCGCCGCGGGTCTGCCGACCGAGATCCCCTCGGCATAA
- a CDS encoding flagellin, translating to MANSVNTNIGAMIALKNLNNVSDSLSTTQKRISTGLNVADAYDDGASYAVAEGIRSDVKAIGAVNERLAVGKGMIDVAVKAGENISKSLQDVRVVLTKLADQALTGADRTNYENQYNTLKNDIDNFIKDAKYNNITLINTGTNQSIISNIDGGNITVTAQNLATAVYSQLSAASDYSAAATLIATTGALANAESNLGRAMNQLAADSRRITNQIGFNNAIADATNTGLGAIVDADLAKESARLQSLQVKQQLSSQALSIANQSPQSLLGLFR from the coding sequence GTGGCCAACTCGGTTAACACCAACATCGGGGCGATGATCGCCCTGAAAAACCTGAACAACGTCAGCGACTCGCTGTCGACCACCCAGAAGCGCATCAGCACCGGCCTGAACGTGGCCGACGCCTATGACGACGGCGCGTCCTATGCCGTCGCGGAAGGCATCCGCAGCGACGTCAAGGCGATCGGCGCGGTGAACGAGCGTCTCGCGGTCGGCAAGGGCATGATCGACGTCGCCGTCAAGGCCGGCGAAAACATCTCCAAGTCGCTTCAGGACGTTCGCGTCGTCCTCACCAAGCTTGCCGACCAGGCGCTGACCGGTGCGGACCGCACGAACTACGAGAACCAGTACAACACGCTGAAGAACGACATCGACAATTTCATCAAGGACGCCAAGTACAACAACATCACCCTGATCAATACCGGAACCAACCAGTCGATCATCTCCAACATCGACGGCGGCAACATCACGGTGACGGCGCAGAACCTGGCGACCGCCGTCTATTCCCAGCTTTCCGCCGCATCGGACTACTCGGCCGCCGCCACGCTGATCGCGACGACCGGCGCTCTCGCCAACGCGGAAAGCAACCTTGGCCGCGCCATGAACCAGCTGGCCGCCGACAGCCGCCGCATCACGAACCAGATCGGGTTCAACAATGCGATCGCCGACGCGACCAACACCGGCCTGGGCGCCATCGTCGACGCCGACCTGGCGAAGGAAAGCGCGCGGTTGCAGTCCCTGCAGGTGAAGCAGCAGCTGTCCAGCCAGGCGCTGTCGATCGCCAACCAGTCGCCGCAGTCGCTGCTGGGCCTGTTCCGTTAA
- a CDS encoding glycosyltransferase produces the protein MKLVVLDPGLDSTAGHHYHLDLVLREQAAAHGVESVFYGFKGMDPAIEDQFDARLIFDLHSYAKIAGLPELAPIQNWSTKNTSFCRNLCDGVPADFEADDIVVMHTVLGSEMVGLYLWYRSLPDPKPRVCMVLRFPPWFHLARPYHEIAVALERYAVSLWTEFPSERVMMACDNAGLARFYSKLAGFEMPSLPIPIRYPAVTVRGGRSSKPHFVYLGEAREEKGIHLIVESLRRRPAALAGIDFTIQCGRPELLGPLLGEWRHDLPEVDFVDRNLSEADYLGLLSSADAVLVPYQPDIYDVRTSHVYLEAIGTGKPVLITSGSWMDLESARLGHTPVRAVDFTVDSVEEALVRLADAWQDLQALGPAAGERCRAYHNPATFFNTLLSLFP, from the coding sequence ATGAAGCTCGTCGTCCTCGATCCCGGCCTGGACAGCACGGCCGGTCACCACTACCACCTGGATCTCGTGTTGCGGGAGCAGGCGGCCGCCCATGGCGTGGAGTCGGTGTTCTACGGGTTCAAGGGAATGGATCCGGCGATCGAGGACCAGTTCGACGCCCGCCTGATCTTCGACCTGCACTCCTATGCCAAGATCGCCGGCCTGCCGGAACTGGCGCCGATCCAGAACTGGTCGACCAAGAACACCAGTTTCTGCCGCAACCTGTGCGATGGCGTGCCGGCCGATTTCGAGGCCGACGACATCGTGGTCATGCACACGGTGTTGGGCAGCGAGATGGTCGGCCTCTATCTGTGGTACCGCAGCCTGCCGGACCCGAAGCCTCGCGTGTGCATGGTCCTGCGTTTCCCGCCCTGGTTCCACCTGGCGCGCCCGTATCACGAGATCGCGGTGGCGCTGGAGCGCTACGCGGTCTCGCTCTGGACCGAGTTCCCGTCGGAGCGCGTGATGATGGCGTGCGACAACGCCGGTCTGGCCCGGTTCTACAGCAAGCTCGCCGGCTTCGAGATGCCGAGCCTGCCGATCCCGATCCGATATCCCGCCGTGACCGTCCGGGGCGGAAGATCCTCGAAACCCCACTTCGTGTATCTGGGCGAGGCGCGGGAGGAAAAGGGCATCCACCTGATCGTCGAGTCGCTGCGCCGCCGCCCCGCCGCCCTCGCCGGCATCGACTTCACGATCCAGTGCGGCCGGCCGGAACTGCTCGGCCCGTTGCTGGGCGAGTGGCGCCACGACCTCCCGGAAGTCGATTTCGTCGACCGGAACCTGTCCGAGGCGGATTATCTGGGATTGCTGTCGAGCGCCGACGCGGTGCTGGTTCCCTACCAGCCCGACATCTACGACGTGCGCACGTCCCACGTCTATCTGGAGGCGATCGGGACCGGCAAGCCGGTGCTAATCACGTCCGGCTCCTGGATGGATCTGGAGTCGGCCCGCCTCGGACACACGCCCGTGCGCGCCGTCGATTTCACCGTGGACTCGGTCGAGGAGGCCCTCGTCCGCCTGGCCGATGCCTGGCAGGATCTGCAAGCGCTCGGGCCTGCGGCGGGCGAGCGGTGCCGGGCGTATCACAACCCTGCGACATTTTTTAACACGCTGCTTTCCCTTTTCCCGTGA
- a CDS encoding flagellin yields MTSISTNGQFLRLQTQNLAIQQRLTETSAQVSSGKKTPVYGGLGADARQSIDLRGQVTELDTYQKNIASAKLRVSSAVETMDRIKNVARDVREQLTKLTGNPPPNQAVVQDIARRGYDEVVQLLSTQVEGRYIFAGSDIDNPPFPNAAQFFTDVETEVTAFAANGAAATLTATTAIATDDTYFSAALQAPDPSPLRARVDRNLDLSYQVRAIGPESPALPAGDPGPFREILRSLATAATLTYDTANPGSFTDYTTMLDTTRNALDSAAKSLDNHVGILGSTYKRMEAIDNQHDVTAQTARTNLGDVEDVDMAEAITKLQLIQTQLQASYKVTSTLRQVNLIDFL; encoded by the coding sequence ATGACCTCGATCTCGACCAACGGACAGTTCCTGCGGCTGCAAACCCAGAACCTGGCCATCCAGCAGCGCCTGACCGAGACCTCCGCGCAGGTGTCGAGCGGCAAGAAGACACCCGTCTACGGCGGGCTGGGCGCCGACGCGCGCCAGTCGATCGACCTGCGTGGCCAGGTGACCGAGCTGGACACCTACCAGAAGAACATCGCCTCCGCGAAGCTGCGGGTCTCCAGCGCGGTCGAGACCATGGACCGCATCAAGAACGTGGCGCGCGACGTGCGCGAGCAGCTGACCAAGCTGACCGGCAACCCTCCGCCCAACCAGGCCGTGGTCCAGGACATCGCGCGGCGGGGCTACGACGAGGTCGTGCAGCTTCTCAGCACCCAGGTGGAGGGGCGCTACATCTTCGCCGGCAGCGACATCGACAATCCGCCGTTCCCCAATGCCGCCCAGTTCTTCACCGACGTGGAGACCGAGGTCACCGCCTTCGCGGCCAACGGCGCCGCGGCGACCCTGACGGCGACCACGGCGATCGCGACCGACGACACCTATTTCTCGGCGGCCCTGCAGGCGCCTGATCCGTCGCCGCTGCGCGCCCGGGTCGACCGCAACCTCGACCTGAGCTACCAGGTCCGCGCCATCGGGCCGGAAAGCCCGGCCCTGCCCGCCGGCGATCCCGGACCGTTCCGCGAGATCCTGCGCAGCCTGGCGACCGCCGCGACCCTGACCTACGACACGGCCAATCCCGGCTCCTTCACCGACTACACCACCATGCTGGACACCACGCGCAACGCGCTGGACAGCGCCGCCAAGAGTCTCGACAACCATGTCGGCATCCTGGGCTCCACCTACAAGCGGATGGAGGCGATCGACAACCAGCACGACGTGACCGCGCAGACGGCCAGGACGAACCTGGGCGACGTGGAGGACGTCGACATGGCCGAGGCGATCACCAAGCTGCAGCTGATCCAGACCCAGCTTCAGGCATCCTACAAGGTGACATCGACCCTGCGGCAGGTGAACCTGATCGACTTCCTGTAA